From a region of the Aeoliella mucimassa genome:
- a CDS encoding DinB family protein has product MSYAEMILPEFDQEMASTRKVLELVPDDKIDWKATESSHSIGWNASHIVNLLTWTVATFDADSFDVHPVGGEMYVTPQLKSNKEILESFDENLAAARAAIERTSDEQVMQPWSLLKQGEVVFTIPRAAVIRSFVLNHTIHHRAILLTYLRLNGIKIPGMYGPGDEGV; this is encoded by the coding sequence ATGTCTTACGCCGAGATGATTCTTCCGGAATTCGATCAGGAAATGGCGAGCACTCGAAAGGTGCTGGAGTTGGTGCCCGACGATAAAATCGACTGGAAAGCGACGGAGTCGTCGCACTCAATTGGTTGGAACGCAAGCCATATCGTCAATCTCCTAACTTGGACGGTTGCCACCTTCGATGCGGATTCGTTCGATGTCCACCCCGTGGGGGGCGAGATGTACGTGACGCCCCAGCTGAAATCGAATAAAGAGATTCTAGAGTCGTTCGACGAGAATCTCGCCGCTGCCCGTGCCGCCATCGAACGCACGAGCGACGAACAGGTAATGCAGCCTTGGTCGCTCCTAAAGCAAGGGGAAGTCGTGTTTACGATCCCTCGCGCAGCTGTTATTCGCTCTTTCGTGCTGAACCACACCATTCACCATCGAGCGATTTTACTCACCTACCTGCGCCTGAACGGCATTAAAATCCCCGGCATGTACGGCCCTGGCGACGAAGGCGTTTAA
- a CDS encoding sugar kinase, translated as MASLDIQTADACRFDQVSLGEVMLRLDPGEGRIRTTRQFTAWEGGGEYNVARGLRRCFGMRTAIVTALADNEVGRLVEDLMLQGGVDLSFLKWVPYDGIGRTVRNGLNFTERGFGVRGAVGCSDRGLTAASQLTTGDIDWDHLFGELGVRWFHTGGIYAALSDTTPAVVEEALTKAKQYGVITSYDLNYRPSLWKAIGGQKRAQEVNRRIAKLVDVMIGNEEDFTACLGLEVEGVDDHLSELPLEGYKRMIERAVEEYPNFRATATTLRTVHSASVNDWGALAWHDGKFYEATHRPKLEILDRVGGGDSFASGFIYGMITTGDPQQAVDYGAAHGALAMTTPGDTTMATLKEVEKLAGGGSARVDR; from the coding sequence ATGGCTTCTCTCGATATCCAAACAGCCGACGCTTGTCGATTCGATCAAGTCTCGTTGGGCGAGGTGATGCTTCGCCTCGACCCAGGCGAGGGACGCATCCGCACCACCCGGCAGTTCACTGCCTGGGAAGGGGGCGGCGAGTACAACGTCGCCCGTGGGCTGCGTCGCTGCTTTGGCATGCGAACCGCCATTGTCACCGCTCTGGCTGATAATGAAGTGGGGCGACTGGTCGAGGACCTTATGCTTCAGGGAGGAGTTGATCTCTCATTCCTCAAGTGGGTGCCGTACGATGGCATCGGCCGCACGGTGCGGAACGGGCTGAACTTCACTGAACGCGGGTTCGGCGTCCGAGGTGCGGTGGGGTGCAGCGATCGGGGGCTCACGGCCGCTTCGCAGCTCACCACCGGCGACATCGACTGGGATCATCTGTTCGGCGAACTCGGCGTACGCTGGTTCCACACCGGAGGGATTTACGCCGCGCTGTCCGATACCACCCCTGCAGTGGTCGAGGAAGCCCTTACTAAGGCCAAGCAGTATGGGGTGATCACCTCGTACGATCTGAATTACCGCCCTTCACTTTGGAAGGCAATCGGCGGGCAAAAGCGGGCGCAAGAGGTGAATCGTCGCATCGCCAAGCTGGTGGACGTGATGATTGGCAACGAAGAAGACTTTACCGCCTGCTTGGGGCTTGAGGTCGAGGGGGTCGACGACCATCTCAGCGAGCTGCCGCTGGAGGGGTACAAGCGAATGATCGAGCGGGCGGTGGAAGAATACCCCAACTTTCGGGCGACCGCTACCACGCTCCGCACGGTGCACTCCGCCAGTGTGAACGACTGGGGAGCTCTTGCCTGGCACGATGGCAAGTTCTACGAAGCAACCCACCGCCCGAAGCTCGAGATCCTTGACCGCGTCGGCGGCGGCGATAGTTTTGCCTCGGGGTTCATCTACGGCATGATCACCACCGGCGACCCTCAACAGGCCGTGGACTACGGCGCCGCACACGGTGCCCTGGCCATGACCACTCCAGGCGATACCACAATGGCAACACTGAAAGAAGTGGAAAAGCTGGCCGGCGGAGGCTCGGCTCGCGTTGATCGGTAG
- a CDS encoding biotin/lipoyl-containing protein: protein MSKKKVDFMCTAFRDGFQSVYGARVLTKDFLPALEAARDAGIDYFEAGGGARFQSLYFYCQEDAFAMMDAFRETAGPDANLQTLARGVNVVGLESQSSDVIKMHAELFKKHGITTVRNFDALNDVNNLIYSGQCIVDAGLLHQVVVTMMELPPGCEGAHDADFYADTLQQILDADIPYDAVCFKDASGTAVPSKVYETIKRARKMLPKDAYIHFHTHETAGVSVLANKAALDAGADAIDLSMAPCSGGTCQPDILVMWHALRGSEYELDIDIDKVREAEEVFKECMSDYFLPPEAVAVEPLIPWSPMPGGALTANTQMLRDNGIMEKYPDMIRAMRDVVERGGYGTSVTPVSQFYFQQAFNNVMFGPWLKIAEPYGQMVLGYFGKTPVPPDPEIMKLASEQLELEPTTDPPLERNDADPTKGLEAARKKLQERNLPETDENLFIVATCKDKGLAFLEGNSELGVRKVDKQAEAAAAEAPAADPNKSAEYTVTVDGKDYFLAFNGNNVVVDGNVYQVSLAERSGSSASDGGSAPAASTTATTVVHAKMPGVLLRSNVSRGDRVASGQAMFVLEAMKMEVPVAAPCDGVVKEIMVQPGQQIANGQDLALIG, encoded by the coding sequence GTGTCGAAGAAAAAAGTTGACTTCATGTGCACCGCCTTCCGCGATGGATTCCAATCCGTCTACGGAGCGCGGGTGTTGACCAAGGACTTCCTGCCCGCCCTCGAGGCCGCCCGCGATGCCGGCATCGACTACTTCGAAGCAGGCGGCGGAGCCCGGTTCCAGTCGCTCTACTTTTACTGTCAGGAAGACGCGTTCGCCATGATGGACGCCTTCCGCGAAACCGCGGGTCCCGATGCCAACTTGCAGACCCTCGCCCGCGGGGTGAACGTGGTTGGCCTCGAATCGCAGTCGAGCGACGTGATCAAGATGCATGCCGAGTTGTTCAAGAAACACGGCATCACGACCGTCCGCAACTTCGACGCCCTGAACGACGTCAACAACCTGATCTACAGCGGTCAATGCATCGTCGATGCTGGCCTGTTGCATCAGGTGGTGGTCACCATGATGGAACTGCCACCCGGCTGCGAGGGCGCACACGATGCCGACTTCTACGCCGACACGCTGCAGCAGATTCTCGATGCCGACATCCCTTACGATGCGGTCTGCTTCAAAGACGCTTCGGGCACCGCGGTACCGTCGAAGGTGTACGAGACGATCAAGCGGGCGCGGAAGATGTTGCCGAAGGACGCCTACATCCACTTCCACACCCACGAGACTGCCGGCGTGAGTGTCTTGGCCAACAAGGCCGCGTTGGATGCGGGGGCCGACGCAATCGACCTGTCGATGGCTCCCTGCTCGGGCGGTACCTGCCAGCCCGACATCCTCGTGATGTGGCACGCCCTCCGAGGTAGCGAATACGAGCTGGATATCGACATCGATAAGGTCCGCGAAGCCGAAGAAGTCTTCAAGGAATGCATGAGCGACTACTTCCTGCCGCCCGAAGCGGTAGCGGTCGAGCCGCTCATTCCCTGGAGCCCAATGCCCGGCGGGGCGCTGACGGCCAACACCCAGATGCTTCGCGACAACGGCATCATGGAAAAGTACCCCGACATGATTCGCGCGATGCGCGACGTGGTCGAACGGGGCGGTTATGGCACTTCGGTCACGCCGGTCTCGCAGTTCTACTTCCAGCAGGCGTTTAACAACGTGATGTTCGGCCCTTGGCTAAAAATCGCCGAGCCTTACGGTCAGATGGTGCTCGGCTACTTCGGCAAGACTCCGGTGCCGCCGGATCCAGAGATCATGAAGCTGGCTTCCGAGCAGTTGGAACTCGAACCAACCACCGATCCCCCGCTAGAACGCAACGACGCCGATCCAACCAAGGGCCTGGAGGCTGCGCGCAAGAAGCTACAGGAACGCAACTTGCCTGAGACCGACGAGAATCTGTTTATCGTCGCAACCTGTAAAGACAAAGGCCTAGCTTTCCTAGAAGGAAACTCCGAACTGGGTGTTCGCAAGGTCGACAAGCAAGCTGAAGCCGCAGCGGCCGAGGCCCCCGCAGCCGATCCAAATAAATCAGCGGAATACACGGTCACCGTAGATGGCAAGGATTACTTCCTCGCGTTCAACGGCAACAACGTGGTAGTCGACGGCAATGTGTATCAAGTGTCGCTCGCCGAACGCTCCGGTAGCAGCGCGAGCGATGGCGGTAGCGCCCCCGCCGCGAGCACCACTGCAACGACGGTGGTGCACGCCAAGATGCCAGGAGTATTGCTTCGCTCGAATGTCAGCCGAGGCGACCGAGTGGCATCGGGCCAAGCCATGTTTGTACTGGAAGCCATGAAGATGGAAGTCCCCGTCGCGGCTCCCTGCGACGGAGTGGTGAAAGAAATCATGGTTCAACCCGGCCAGCAGATCGCCAACGGACAAGACCTGGCGCTGATCGGTTAG
- a CDS encoding ParE family toxin-like protein yields MHRTTPEFWRRFERLPIRVQQLARSNFALLQSDASHPSLRFKKVGDFWSARVGQHYRALAVEGQEGFVWVWIGSHADYDKILGR; encoded by the coding sequence ATGCATCGAACGACCCCAGAATTCTGGAGACGATTCGAGCGTCTGCCTATTCGTGTTCAACAACTTGCAAGAAGCAATTTTGCGTTATTGCAGAGTGACGCGAGTCATCCTTCGTTGAGATTCAAGAAAGTGGGCGACTTTTGGTCTGCTCGCGTAGGGCAACATTACCGAGCTTTGGCTGTAGAAGGCCAGGAAGGGTTTGTTTGGGTTTGGATCGGTAGTCACGCCGACTACGATAAGATTCTCGGGCGGTGA